The proteins below come from a single Aegilops tauschii subsp. strangulata cultivar AL8/78 chromosome 6, Aet v6.0, whole genome shotgun sequence genomic window:
- the LOC109773910 gene encoding uncharacterized protein isoform X1: protein MPSKPSSAMAVAAASPAGGGGVARLEALAMDKVAEAADAVAIASSAGEVVRAIHAVAVLLFPVDSATVAGTLDEPIKSQIISVLSLSHDERESWRRAFYHGPAFPTMSKILLGNIALKWLRQIHNTVRKEVYDSFFVRGPPTEVIQALVPALSQNENSKEDHNIFCLNIERLLILCLLENKGVGQIVAEFMFLNKHNDGVLNPDRTTFISRLAQLLASVPDKARMGASSALTASSFFKSVVSQLLVRAEEAAIESSANKEFNEQDALSSVLLFVGEVLSRVSRRGSTGILVAELIPMIRNHLQRCVAPDCKTIIPDMIKHVPQSRFWFTVIEALRDQHSIERLTEEMLRQLASHHLNDEEAYWILWTLFNQSIMHIAVMRAMFIDKFLLWKTFPLCCLRWILHYAVFEFPPNSVAEAQMRRTSNFLVTLQCLVTVWSKKEFVQSYSVEQQAYITAAIGLCLENMSKEELEMNRDVLNCILQGVSCRLESPIDLVRKMASAVALTFSKVVDPKNPLYLDDDCSENVDWEFGVLSPKEITAPSHDVEFGSKSKPCPRKNRKHAGDKKGKTIKHDISDNRVKIIEIKSKLDSDEMSGAAINFEEHYDEESINIDASSDSSLEPYDLSDDDTDLQKNFTHLSDLAAALRKPDDLDGVESALSSAEKLVRASPDELRHCSGDLVQALVHVRCSDVAMEGEEDSAEEKRQKALVALLVTSPFESLDVLTKLLYSSSVDISQRILVIDVMTEAAQELAETKIVKSEQRHGNLISDTSPSWLVPRESGPVGASPWREVSETGSLLKNWSHRYEREVPSRPGQVKSGKSRKWGLGKAKDSQVERSKNRFPLYAAAFMLPVMEGYDKRRHGVDLLNRDFVVLGKLIYMLGVCMKCMAMHPEASAIAPAFLDMIRAREVSQHAEAYVRRSVLFAASCVLIALHPSYVASVLIEGNQDISTGLEWIRTWALRIAEADPDTECTSMAMNCLRLHSEMVLQTSRALESAEHSKAGTRALPSKPDNIIIPFANMM from the exons ATGCCGAGCAAGCCAAGCAGCGCCATGGCAGTGGCCGCGGCCtctccggcgggtggcggcggagTCGCACGCCTGGAAGCCCTGGCCATGGACAAGGTGGCGGAGGCGGCCGACGCAGTCGCCATAGCGTCGAGCGCCGGCGAGGTTGTCCGCGCGATCCACGCTGTTGCTGTCCTCCTCTTCCCTGTGGACTCCGCCACTGTCGCTG GCACCTTGGACGAGCCCATCAAAAGCCAG ATTATCAGTGTTCTGAGCCTCAGCCATGACGAAAGGGAGTCTTGGAGGCGTGCTTTTTATCATGGTCCAGCATTTCCTACCATGTCTAAGATATTACTTGGCA ATATTGCTTTGAAGTGGCTACGGCAGATTCACAACACTGTGAGGAAGGAAGTCTATGATTCCTTTTTTGTCAGAGGACCTCCTACTGAAGTGATTCAGGCTCTTGTTCCAGCTTTATCTCAAAATGAAAACTCTAAGGAGGATCATAACATTTTTTGTTTGAACATTGAAAG GCTATTAATATTATGCTTGCTTGAGAATAAGGGGGTGGGCCAGATTGTTGCAGAGTTTATGTTTCTCAATAAGCATAATGATGGCGTTCTCAACCCAGATAGAACAACTTTCATCTCAAGGCTTGCACAACTACTTGCATCTGTTCCAGATAAAGCAAGAATGGGAGCCTCATCTGCACTTACAGCGTC GTCATTCTTCAAGAGTGTTGTCAGCCAACTTCTTGTTCGAGCGGAAGAAGCAGCTATCGAGTCGTCTGCTAACAAAGAGTTTAACGAACAGGATGCACTAAGTTCTGTGTTGCTCTTTGTGGGTGAAGTGTTATCCCGTGTTAGCCGTCGTGGATCTACTG GCATTTTAGTTGCTGAATTGATCCCTATGATCCGTAATCACTTACAAAGATGTGTAGCACCAGACTGTAAGACGATAATTCCTGACATGATCAAGCATGTTCCTCAGTCTCGGTTTTGGTTCACTGTGATTGAAGCATTGAGAGATCAGCATTCTATTGAAAGATTGACTGAAGAGATGTTGCGCCAACTTGCATCACACCATTTAAATGATGAAGAAGCGTACTGGATTTTGTGGACTCTGTTTAATCAGAGTATCATGCATATTGCTGTTATGAG GGCAATGTTTATTGACAAATTTTTGCTTTGGAAAACATTTCCATTATGCTGCCTGAGATGGATTCTTCATTATGCTGTCTTTGAATTCCCACCAAATTCAGTCGCAGAAGCCCAAATGCGAAGGACATCAAACTTCCTGGTTACATTGCAATGTTTAGTTACTGTTTGGTCCAAGAAAGAGTTTGTTCAGTCATATTCAGTGGAGCAACAAGCTT ATATCACTGCAGCAATAGGGTTATGTTTGGAGAACATGTCAAAAGAAGAATTAGAAATGAATAGAGATGTATTAAATTGTATTCTTCAAGGAGTAAGCT GTAGGTTAGAGAGCCCAATTGATTTAGTCCGGAAAATGGCAAGTGCTGTTGCATTGACATTTTCTAAAGTCGTTGATCCAAAAAATCCTCTTTACCTTGATGATGACTGTTCTGAGAATGTTGACTGGGAGTTCGGGGTTCTCTCTCCAAAGGAGATCACAGCTCCTTCACATGATGTAGAATTTGGAAGCAAATCAAAACCATGTCCACGTAAGAACAGGAAACATGCTGGTGACAAAAAGGGAAAGACTATCAAGCATGATATTTCAGATAACAGAGTAAAAATCATAGAGATCAAGTCAAAACTAGATTCTGATGAAATGTCTGGCGCTGCTATAAATTTTGAGGAACATTATGACGAGGAAAGCATTAACATTGATGCTTCCAGTGATTCATCCCTGGAGCCGTATGATCTGTCAGATGATGACACTGATTTGCAGAAGAATTTCACACATCTAAGTGATCTTGCAGCTGCACTGCGAAAACCTGACGATCTAGATGGT GTTGAAAGCGCTCTTAGTTCTGCCGAAAAGCTTGTGAGGGCATCACCTGATGAGCTGCGCCACTGCTCGGGTGATCTTGTTCAAGCACTGGTACATGTTCGTTGTTCTGATGTCGCGATGGAAGGCGAGGAAGATTCTGCTGAAGAAAAGCGACAGAAGGCATTAGTCGCTTTGCTGGTAACCAGCCCATTTGAATCATTAGATGTTCTTACCAAATTGCTATATTCATCGAGTGTGGATATAAGTCAGCGTATTTTAGTTATTGATGTTATGACTGAGGCAGCACAGGAACTTGCTGAAACTAAAATTGTAAAGAGTGAACAGCGGCATGGGAACTTGATATCTGATACTTCTCCGTCTTGGCTGGTTCCTAGGGAGAGCGGACCTGTTGGGGCAAGCCCTTGGAGAGAGGTATCAGAAACAGGATCACTTTTGAAAAATTGGTCACACCGGTATGAAAGAGAAGTTCCATCTAGACCAGGCCAGGTTAAATCAGGAAAATCTCGCAAATGGGGTCTTGGGAAAGCAAAAGATTCGCAGGTGGAGCGGTCAAAAAACAGATTTCCTTTGTATGCTGCTGCATTTATGCTCCCGGTTATGGAAGGatatgacaagagaagacatgGGGTGGACTTGCTCAATCGGGATTTTGTTGTCCTAGGTAAATTGATATACATGCTTGGTGTCTGTATGAAGTGCATGGCAATGCATCCGGAAGCATCAGCCATTGCCCCAGCTTTTCTGGATATGATAAGAGCCAG GGAGGTCTCGCAACATGCTGAAGCATATGTGCGAAGGTCTGTGTTGTTTGCAGCTTCTTGTGTATTGATAGCCTTGCACCCGTCATATGTTGCATCAGTTCTTATAGAAGGCAACCAGGACATTTCTACTGGTTTAGAATGGATACGTACATGGGCCTTGCGTATTGCTGAAGCTGATCCTGATACAGAGTGCACATCG ATGGCCATGAACTGCCTGCGGCTCCATTCAGAGATGGTGCTCCAGACATCCCGCGCCCTGGAATCTGCAGAACATTCCAAGGCTGGCACCAGGGCACTACCTTCTAAGCCCGATAACATTATAATACCATTCGCAAACATGATGTGA
- the LOC109773910 gene encoding uncharacterized protein isoform X2 — MLLILCLLENKGVGQIVAEFMFLNKHNDGVLNPDRTTFISRLAQLLASVPDKARMGASSALTASSFFKSVVSQLLVRAEEAAIESSANKEFNEQDALSSVLLFVGEVLSRVSRRGSTGILVAELIPMIRNHLQRCVAPDCKTIIPDMIKHVPQSRFWFTVIEALRDQHSIERLTEEMLRQLASHHLNDEEAYWILWTLFNQSIMHIAVMRAMFIDKFLLWKTFPLCCLRWILHYAVFEFPPNSVAEAQMRRTSNFLVTLQCLVTVWSKKEFVQSYSVEQQAYITAAIGLCLENMSKEELEMNRDVLNCILQGVSCRLESPIDLVRKMASAVALTFSKVVDPKNPLYLDDDCSENVDWEFGVLSPKEITAPSHDVEFGSKSKPCPRKNRKHAGDKKGKTIKHDISDNRVKIIEIKSKLDSDEMSGAAINFEEHYDEESINIDASSDSSLEPYDLSDDDTDLQKNFTHLSDLAAALRKPDDLDGVESALSSAEKLVRASPDELRHCSGDLVQALVHVRCSDVAMEGEEDSAEEKRQKALVALLVTSPFESLDVLTKLLYSSSVDISQRILVIDVMTEAAQELAETKIVKSEQRHGNLISDTSPSWLVPRESGPVGASPWREVSETGSLLKNWSHRYEREVPSRPGQVKSGKSRKWGLGKAKDSQVERSKNRFPLYAAAFMLPVMEGYDKRRHGVDLLNRDFVVLGKLIYMLGVCMKCMAMHPEASAIAPAFLDMIRAREVSQHAEAYVRRSVLFAASCVLIALHPSYVASVLIEGNQDISTGLEWIRTWALRIAEADPDTECTSMAMNCLRLHSEMVLQTSRALESAEHSKAGTRALPSKPDNIIIPFANMM; from the exons AT GCTATTAATATTATGCTTGCTTGAGAATAAGGGGGTGGGCCAGATTGTTGCAGAGTTTATGTTTCTCAATAAGCATAATGATGGCGTTCTCAACCCAGATAGAACAACTTTCATCTCAAGGCTTGCACAACTACTTGCATCTGTTCCAGATAAAGCAAGAATGGGAGCCTCATCTGCACTTACAGCGTC GTCATTCTTCAAGAGTGTTGTCAGCCAACTTCTTGTTCGAGCGGAAGAAGCAGCTATCGAGTCGTCTGCTAACAAAGAGTTTAACGAACAGGATGCACTAAGTTCTGTGTTGCTCTTTGTGGGTGAAGTGTTATCCCGTGTTAGCCGTCGTGGATCTACTG GCATTTTAGTTGCTGAATTGATCCCTATGATCCGTAATCACTTACAAAGATGTGTAGCACCAGACTGTAAGACGATAATTCCTGACATGATCAAGCATGTTCCTCAGTCTCGGTTTTGGTTCACTGTGATTGAAGCATTGAGAGATCAGCATTCTATTGAAAGATTGACTGAAGAGATGTTGCGCCAACTTGCATCACACCATTTAAATGATGAAGAAGCGTACTGGATTTTGTGGACTCTGTTTAATCAGAGTATCATGCATATTGCTGTTATGAG GGCAATGTTTATTGACAAATTTTTGCTTTGGAAAACATTTCCATTATGCTGCCTGAGATGGATTCTTCATTATGCTGTCTTTGAATTCCCACCAAATTCAGTCGCAGAAGCCCAAATGCGAAGGACATCAAACTTCCTGGTTACATTGCAATGTTTAGTTACTGTTTGGTCCAAGAAAGAGTTTGTTCAGTCATATTCAGTGGAGCAACAAGCTT ATATCACTGCAGCAATAGGGTTATGTTTGGAGAACATGTCAAAAGAAGAATTAGAAATGAATAGAGATGTATTAAATTGTATTCTTCAAGGAGTAAGCT GTAGGTTAGAGAGCCCAATTGATTTAGTCCGGAAAATGGCAAGTGCTGTTGCATTGACATTTTCTAAAGTCGTTGATCCAAAAAATCCTCTTTACCTTGATGATGACTGTTCTGAGAATGTTGACTGGGAGTTCGGGGTTCTCTCTCCAAAGGAGATCACAGCTCCTTCACATGATGTAGAATTTGGAAGCAAATCAAAACCATGTCCACGTAAGAACAGGAAACATGCTGGTGACAAAAAGGGAAAGACTATCAAGCATGATATTTCAGATAACAGAGTAAAAATCATAGAGATCAAGTCAAAACTAGATTCTGATGAAATGTCTGGCGCTGCTATAAATTTTGAGGAACATTATGACGAGGAAAGCATTAACATTGATGCTTCCAGTGATTCATCCCTGGAGCCGTATGATCTGTCAGATGATGACACTGATTTGCAGAAGAATTTCACACATCTAAGTGATCTTGCAGCTGCACTGCGAAAACCTGACGATCTAGATGGT GTTGAAAGCGCTCTTAGTTCTGCCGAAAAGCTTGTGAGGGCATCACCTGATGAGCTGCGCCACTGCTCGGGTGATCTTGTTCAAGCACTGGTACATGTTCGTTGTTCTGATGTCGCGATGGAAGGCGAGGAAGATTCTGCTGAAGAAAAGCGACAGAAGGCATTAGTCGCTTTGCTGGTAACCAGCCCATTTGAATCATTAGATGTTCTTACCAAATTGCTATATTCATCGAGTGTGGATATAAGTCAGCGTATTTTAGTTATTGATGTTATGACTGAGGCAGCACAGGAACTTGCTGAAACTAAAATTGTAAAGAGTGAACAGCGGCATGGGAACTTGATATCTGATACTTCTCCGTCTTGGCTGGTTCCTAGGGAGAGCGGACCTGTTGGGGCAAGCCCTTGGAGAGAGGTATCAGAAACAGGATCACTTTTGAAAAATTGGTCACACCGGTATGAAAGAGAAGTTCCATCTAGACCAGGCCAGGTTAAATCAGGAAAATCTCGCAAATGGGGTCTTGGGAAAGCAAAAGATTCGCAGGTGGAGCGGTCAAAAAACAGATTTCCTTTGTATGCTGCTGCATTTATGCTCCCGGTTATGGAAGGatatgacaagagaagacatgGGGTGGACTTGCTCAATCGGGATTTTGTTGTCCTAGGTAAATTGATATACATGCTTGGTGTCTGTATGAAGTGCATGGCAATGCATCCGGAAGCATCAGCCATTGCCCCAGCTTTTCTGGATATGATAAGAGCCAG GGAGGTCTCGCAACATGCTGAAGCATATGTGCGAAGGTCTGTGTTGTTTGCAGCTTCTTGTGTATTGATAGCCTTGCACCCGTCATATGTTGCATCAGTTCTTATAGAAGGCAACCAGGACATTTCTACTGGTTTAGAATGGATACGTACATGGGCCTTGCGTATTGCTGAAGCTGATCCTGATACAGAGTGCACATCG ATGGCCATGAACTGCCTGCGGCTCCATTCAGAGATGGTGCTCCAGACATCCCGCGCCCTGGAATCTGCAGAACATTCCAAGGCTGGCACCAGGGCACTACCTTCTAAGCCCGATAACATTATAATACCATTCGCAAACATGATGTGA
- the LOC109773922 gene encoding putative cyclin-F2-1 translates to MQWNYIYIHIAAYRYSVTDASPPSSSHATNTVPSAQSTIHLPSLLPAIEMMQYAVDAGAFARPPPPGFFGVGSWAWVANRPARRPPPPAFFGIGSCFRPAADVPARRPPPPGFFGARRPRVLPPAPCEVPMPPKFSKPTTPAPAPVSCVAAASTKLQRLCPDYEDDIDHNLRLTEKNAEERPLPDYLTKVQQDRVSESARASLVGWMDKFVRDHDLADGTLHHAVAYVDRVLSVRALTTDSGYELRLLGAAAIFVAAKYEDQKAVWKLKADQIARYGEFAAGKEVLDMECEMVEALGYQLGGPTAHTFLSHFMRYAEGEDKTKILPLATRLVDQSLLNYTCLRILPSLVAASAIFLARRTLNPPDVLAWNRELTELTGYNCSDMTACVLNMFFFSRSLICNPSS, encoded by the coding sequence ATGCAGTGGAACTATATATACATACACATAGCGGCGTATAGGTATAGCGTTACAGACGCCAGCCCCCCTTCCTCCTCCCATGCCACCAACACCGTACCCAGCGCACAATCAACAATCCATCTTCCCTCCCTGCTCCCGGCGATCGAGATGATGCAGTACGCCGTGGACGCGGGCGCCTTTGCTCGACCTCCGCCTCCCGGCTTCTTCGGCGTCGGATCCTGGGCTTGGGTCGCCAACAGGCCTGCTCGGcgacctccgcctcccgccttcttCGGCATCGGATCCTGCTTTCGCCCGGCTGCCGACGTGCCAGCTCGTCGACCTCCGCCTCCCGGTTTCTTCGGTGCACGCCGTCCCAGGGTGCTCCCGCCAGCGCCGTGCGAGGTGCCCATGCCACCAAAGTTCTCAAAGCCCACGACACCGGCACCAGCGCCGGTTTCCTgcgtcgccgccgcctccacaAAGCTTCAGCGGCTGTGCCCTGACTACGAAGACGACATCGACCACAACCTCCGGTTGACAGAGAAGAACGCCGAGGAGCGGCCGCTACCGGACTACCTGACGAAGGTGCAGCAGGATCGGGTGAGCGAGTCAGCGCGCGCCTCCCTCGTCGGATGGATGGACAAGTTCGTCCGAGACCATGATCTGGCCGACGGCACGCTCCACCACGCCGTCGCCTACGTCGACCGGGTCCTGTCTGTGCGAGCCCTGACGACTGACAGCGGCTACGAGCTACGCCTCCTGGGTGCCGCGGCCATCTTTGTCGCCGCCAAATACGAGGACCAAAAAGCCGTGTGGAAGCTGAAGGCCGACCAGATCGCCAGGTACGGCGAGTTCGCCGCGGGCAAAGAGGTGCTCGACATGGAGTGCGAGATGGTGGAGGCGCTCGGATACCAGCTCGGCGGCCCCACGGCGCACACGTTCCTGAGCCACTTCATGAGGTACGCCGAGGGGGAGGACAAGACCAAGATCCTGCCATTGGCGACTCGCCTCGTTGATCAGTCTCTGCTCAACTACACGTGCCTCCGCATCTTGCCGTCCCTCGTGGCGGCGTCCGCGATCTTCCTCGCGAGGCGGACCCTGAATCCGCCCGACGTCCTCGCGTGGAACAGGGAATTGACGGAGCTGACGGGCTACAACTGCTCCGACATGACAGCCTGCGTGCTTAATATGTTCTTCTTCTCGCGGTCGCTCATCTGTAACCCttcttcttga